From a region of the Oncorhynchus tshawytscha isolate Ot180627B linkage group LG14, Otsh_v2.0, whole genome shotgun sequence genome:
- the LOC112267536 gene encoding growth/differentiation factor 8-like: MEVKISENLKRSQRDSALDCDEESSETLCCRYPLSVDFEAFGWDWIIAPERYKANYCSGECEYMHLQKYPHTHLVNKAGARGTTGPCCTPTKMSPINMLYFNRMEKIIYGKIPSMVVDHCGCS, encoded by the coding sequence ATGGAGGTGAAGATATCAGAGAACCTAAAGCGTTCCCAGAGGGACTCAGCCCTGGACTGTGATGAGGAGTCCTCAGAGACGCTGTGTTGCCGATACCCCCTCTCCGTCGACTTTGAGGCCTTTGGCTGGGACTGGATCATTGCCCCCGAACGCTACAAGGCCAACTACTGTTCTGGAGAGTGTGAGTACATGCACCTCCAGAAGTACCCCCACACTCACCTGGTGAACAAGGCTGGCGCCCGGGGTACCACAGGGCCCTGTTGTACTCCAACTAAGATGTCCCCCATCAACATGCTCTACTTCAACCGCATGGAGAAGATAATTTATGGGAAGATACCATCTATGGTGGTGGACCACTGTGGCTGCTcctga